CGGTGTTCGAGCTCACAAAAAACATCTGCAATGTCGACATTTGCTGCACGGAGTGCGACCAGAATGTGGAAGAGCAGGTCTGCCGCTTCTTCGCTGGTGCGTTCCGGTATGCCATTTTTTACTGCGAGAATGAACTCGGTTGCCTCCTCGCCGACCTTTTCCAGTACCCGGTCAATCCCTTTCTCATCGGTGAGCAGCCGGCTCGTATAGGACTGCTCCGACGGGCGTTCTGCCCGCTCATTAATCACGCTCCAGATCTCGGCAATGACGGAAGGATCGATTGTCTTTTTCATGGTTCCACAGGTGCAAGGAGCACCTCTCCTACATCAATCCCAAAGAACCTGCGGCAGAGAATCCGTGCTTTTTCGATATTGCACCCGCCCTTGCCGATCGCAATCCCAAGATCGTTTTTCTTTTTCAACAGCACATGGACCGGGCCGTTGTCAGATGTACGATCGATCCCGGCCACCTCCGCGGGTTTGAAAATGTTTGCAATAAACGTGTCGGGAGCATCGTCATATTCCACCATCTCGATTCTCTTGCCCAGCACGTTCTGGAGCCGTTTGATGTTCTCACCTTTCTTCCCGATTGCAAGCCCCATATCACCCCGCCGGATCACGTAGATGACCCTCTCGAACCGGTCGTCTATGACGCAGTCAAGCGCGGTGGATTTGGTGAGGATCCTTAATTCCTCAATATACCTGCGTTCCTTAAAACCGATATTGCGCTCCATTCTTCGATCATTCCTATTGTATCCGCGGTTTTTTTAAGATATTCGATACTTGGATGAACCGTATTGATGCCGGAAGTGTCCGGATTCAAAGTCATTGTTTTTATGAAATATTCACACACTGCTTGGGTAAAAAGATTGTGAAAAGAGTTCTGGGGATTATCGGAAGAGGTAGTTGACAGACACGGTAGCACTCACCGTCACATCACCTGCCTGGATGGGTGTAGGCGCAGCAGCCTTCATCATATCCCCTGCCATGTAATTCTCGTACAGCACAGTTGTGTACCCGCTGCTGATATCGACATCCCTGATAGTGGTAACCTGGACACCGAGAGCAGATGCAACGGTATCGGCATCCGCACGGGCGCGGGCAACCGCCTTTTTCAGGGCTTCGGTGCGCAGTACCTGCGCCTGCTCGTCCGAGAGCATGAACTGGATGGAACTTGCCTGGTTAATCCCGTTTGCCACCCCGATATCGATGACATCGCCGGTCCTGCTGACATCATGGAGCGTAACCGTCACGGTATTTGTCACGCGGTACGATCGGATCTTCTGGTCATTCTGCGATTTGTAGATGTCATCATAGA
Above is a genomic segment from Methanoregula sp. containing:
- the hisE gene encoding phosphoribosyl-ATP diphosphatase, with amino-acid sequence MKKTIDPSVIAEIWSVINERAERPSEQSYTSRLLTDEKGIDRVLEKVGEEATEFILAVKNGIPERTSEEAADLLFHILVALRAANVDIADVFCELEHRRK
- a CDS encoding NusA-like transcription termination signal-binding factor, whose protein sequence is MERNIGFKERRYIEELRILTKSTALDCVIDDRFERVIYVIRRGDMGLAIGKKGENIKRLQNVLGKRIEMVEYDDAPDTFIANIFKPAEVAGIDRTSDNGPVHVLLKKKNDLGIAIGKGGCNIEKARILCRRFFGIDVGEVLLAPVEP
- a CDS encoding SIMPL domain-containing protein (The SIMPL domain is named for its presence in mouse protein SIMPL (signalling molecule that associates with mouse pelle-like kinase). Bacterial member BP26, from Brucella, was shown to assemble into a channel-like structure, while YggE from E. coli has been associated with resistance to oxidative stress.), with the protein product MIRRITILSIAIILVAIALIGSATASPFDLASDRVIHASGNGNVIGTPDRAQVSLAVETENPDVKIAQAENAARMKQVIDALAADGIPADALKTTGYNIYPVYDDIYKSQNDQKIRSYRVTNTVTVTLHDVSRTGDVIDIGVANGINQASSIQFMLSDEQAQVLRTEALKKAVARARADADTVASALGVQVTTIRDVDISSGYTTVLYENYMAGDMMKAAAPTPIQAGDVTVSATVSVNYLFR